From Quercus lobata isolate SW786 chromosome 11, ValleyOak3.0 Primary Assembly, whole genome shotgun sequence:
ATTTTCAGATCTGAGATTGGCGTTGCATAGATCTCTTAAATATGTGTTaggctttgtttgtttcctaGGAAAATTTCTTTCATTGAGGCTCTGTATATGGAAATTGTACTGTGAGTCTAAGATCCCATTACCTGAAAATTGCAATGTTGCAATTCTCTGAAGATTGTGAATAGTTGCACAGTACTCTGGGTTTGATTTGGAATTCTCAATTTGGTGTGTTGTGAAATCTGTTTCATTTGTGGGTTTATGGAATTGTATTATTTGTAATAAATTCAATGATGAATAAAGAATTAGACAGCGGAATTGGAATTGGAATGTGGGTTTCAATTCCAATTCAAAAATGGTtgagttgtgtgtgtgtgtgtgtgtgtgtttcattatattatttgggTTATTCTTGGTTGAACTTCTTATTTATGGTGTAAACtggatttttcattttgtaggtGCTCGATATAACCTTTATCGCTGCCTTTTTCAATTGGTGGTTGCTGGTTCTTATTTCTCAATAAATCAAGATGGTAAAGGCTTTGACCTCTGTTGGTGTACTTTTCTCATATACTGTATATCTCATTGAATCTAGAAACTTTTGCTTGCATTGTATTATTTGGTCCATGTATTGGAATTGATACATTCGAGATTATGCAAGATTATACATGAAAGATCCTTTTTTGGCTCtcttttttgctagttttttccTTATCTTACGTGTGTTCTGAACGAAATTGTTGGGTTTGAAATTAGTCATTTACAATAATTCAGTACTTGTTATGAGTCAAATCTCTTTACAGAACATTTCATTGgcgctttcttgaatggtgttGAATTTTTGAATACCTGAATCTTGATGTTAATAAATATTTGTGTTGCCACAAATTATGCATGATCTTTAATGTCATGATCGATTGATAGTTGTGTGAGTTCATATGGTAATATGTGATCTGGATTTATCAAAGAAGTAATGAAAAATTCATGATATACTGATAAAGGATACTTGAATGTTTTATTTAACTAAAGTAGCCTTTGctgttaccaaaaaaatatatacttttttattttgttaaaattttatatgcaAGTTTTGTCCCCTAGGAGAGGGGGGAGGGGAAATTTGAATCAGTGACATTAGATTGATATTACTACCAGAATTGCAAGTGGTTGATTAAGTGTGCTATATCTGGCCCTTATACAAACTCGAGATATTATCGATAAATAAACAGATtgaatgtgtatatatataatattcaagTTAGACATACTGTGTACGAAGGAAGGATGTCCAATTTTCTTTACTGCACTTTATATGTACAAATGAAATGCTCTATTTcctttattgaaaataaaaggcaaagaccACGTTACTgcagtttttatattttaagctTTCTCTATCCCAAGATATTAGCTTTTATCATTTATATCAACTATGTTCCAACATGGAGTGAGAAGTCATGAACTTGCTCTAATATGAGAAGTAGCCTGCTGTTATTTTGTCTTCTTAAAGCATTCTGCAAGACTGTTTATTCAGGACTGGACCCAGCTTGGCTGCTGTTTAATTCATTTTTGccacattattttatttatttttcgaatCTTATAATCTTAATGTATAACCTGTAGgaattttttgatttctttacttgtttaaTTGGTTGTGATAGTGCTTCTAAATCACCTTTTATCTGTGATATAGGTTGTTCTGGCTGCTTCCATTGTAGGCAAGTCTGGGAAAGGTGAGTCTTTACTTGTTACTTACacttaacactttttttttgtacttaaccaaaaaaaaaaaaaaaactcataaattatgttatgttttttttttttttcattttattttatgacacTTTAAATATACATCTCCCCAATCATTCACATTGAATTATAATGTTTCTATGATGCATCTCATGAAACATTAGTAGAAGTAGTAAAAAAGGACATGACAATTAAGGAAGTATGCTTTGCGACGTGCAACTAATCTGAGTGAATTTCTCCTacgtcataaaaaaaaaaaaaaaattaagtaagtAACCGAGAGTATAACTTTGGACAAAATAGAATGgtagaaaagaatacatgtgatTAACCCTGATTAGCCTACTGAGCATTTATctttctacttttattttattaatgtttattcttacataattttattttttggcagtGCTGGTTTCTAGGCAGTTTGTGGATATGTCTCGTATTAGAATTGAGGGCCTTCTTGCAGCTTTTCCCAAGTTGGTAGGAACAGGAAAACAGCATACATATATTGAGACAGAAAATGTGCGCTATGTGTACCAGCCCATTGAGGCTTTGTACTTGCTGCTTGTGACAAACAAACAGAGCAACATCCTTGAAGACTTGGAGACTTTGAGGATGCTCTCTAAGCTTGTATCCTTTTCTTGACAGTTTATTATTATCTTTCAATTTCGTAAAATTaaacttgtttgtttgttttatttttatttattttatttattttttaattctaagATTACTTTCATCATTGCATGGATGTAGGGATTTGCTTCTCTTGATCCTTTTTTGTGCCTGGCATGTTCATACCTCTCATTCCTTTACACGTGTGTGAtgcataccttttttttttccccttcatttTAGGGACTGTTAGTTTCATCAATATAATTTGGCCCTTTCCCTATGGTTGCATTGATAGGCCACCCATAGAAACCTAAACTTTCTAGATtgcccctaacatgaatatacAATATTTGAAATCATAAACAAATCTGTATCAGGGGAAAACTATCTTAgagaaaaataatgatattCTGAGACTATTAATTACACTAGACCATTAGAGATCCTAAATGGTccttaattgaatttagacCATTATTCTAGACTTATTTTCTCCCTGCATTTTATTTCCCTTGAGCCTTGTGTATTTTCATCTCTTCCGGCATGCCACAGAAACTTCACTTCCAATTTTTACAATTTCAGTGAGGTTTCTGTGGCATGCTGATTGCTTTTTAAGAAATTTACATCTGAGATGCTAATAAAATAGATTGATGTAAAAAATGTTGACAGAGGAATTGAGATAATtccttaaaaatatttaggtACCTGAATATTCTTATTCTCTAGATGAAGAGGGTATATGCAAGACAGCTTTTGAGCTGATTTTTGCTTTTGATGAAGTCATCTCTCTTGGGCACAAGGAAAATGTAACTGTTGCACAGGTTAAGCAGTATTGTGAGATGGAGAGTCATGAAGAGAAGTTGCACAAGCTGGTATTGCAGAGCAAGATTAATGAAACTAAGGATGTTATGAAGCGCAAAGCCAATGAGATTGACAAAAGCAAGGTAGGTTTTTGTCCTAATTATCTTCCTTctattaatttccttttttgattAGATCTGTCCCTTATAAGATTCTTGTACATATTCTGCAGATTGAGAAGGGCAGAGGTGATAAGGGAGGGTTTATGTCTTTACAGTCGATGGGCTCTGGAAGGATTGAGAATAACTTTAGTGATATGAGCATAtctggcggtggtggtggtggttttggaaGTGGTTCTGGGTTTGGATTGAGCACTGATATTGAATCCTTTTCTACTAAGTCAAAAGGTTTGTGCTTATTTGTCTGCATGAATTCTACAAAAATGCCCCACTTTTTATCAGTTGCGGATGGTGTTGATGTGTGGTACATGCTTAAGTTTGTGTGGGTCACCTATTAGTATATGTTGTAAACAAGTAGTTCATACTTTGTTCATCTAAAATGTTAGGTATGCATTAACCTCTAGAAGCAAGGATTTTGATCCAAGTACATTTTTTCACCGTGATCTTAATGTTTCCATTGGCTTCTCTTTGTGATCTTAGGTCTACCTTTTCTGGAatcttttttatcattattttttttaggttggaTGCATATTTATGAGTTTAATTAGAATACTTCTGACAATGTCTTCCCCAATCCTTAGGCCGTCCACCTTCATCAGCAACTGCTCCTCCAAAAGGTTTTGGCATGCAGCTTGGTAAATCTCAAAAGACAAACCAGTTCTTGGAATCTTTGAAAGCAGAAGGCGAAGTCATTCTCGAGGATGTGCAGCCGAAAGCTAGTCAGTCCAGATCAGCTGCTCCACCACTAACTGATCCCATCACTTTGACTGTTGAGGAGAAACTCAATGTGACACTGAAACGAGATGGTGGAGTCAGTAACTTTGATGTGCAGGGAACATTGGGACTCCAAATTCTTAACCAAGAAGATGGGCATATCCAAGTTCAGgtactctgtgtgtgtgtgtctgtctCAGTGTTTGTGTGTTTATGGATGCCTGTGTTCATTATCTTAGCGTTCTGTTACTGTAATATTATTGTTTGAACAAAGTTTGGCTCCAAAAATGTTTGGAGCTGTATTCTCCAACCCATTATGTGGCGATTTATAAGTCTATTTATGTGTATGTTTGGAGCTGTTTTAGTCACATGttaatgagtcatgtgactAAAATTACAAATGGATGGTCTCTTCAATAGCTACATAGTGGGTTGGGAAAAAAATAGCTCCAAACATGTTTTGAGCCAAATGTTTTCCTTATTGTTTATATTGAAATTAACTTAAGCATGAAACTTCCTCAAATGACTAAAAGTAGAAACAATCACCAGTAATAGGAAATTGGGTAtacttttggtttgtattttaaACACTATATGGTCCTTATCATGAGAAACTTCTATAGTTGCATTTTATTTCCAGATGTTAATTTGTAATGTGTTTTCTGCTATATCTGTTTTAAGAATCTGTTTCTGGTGCATTATGTGAACAAGCAGTGGTTGGCATTACACTTTTTCTTCat
This genomic window contains:
- the LOC115969173 gene encoding coatomer subunit delta-like; translated protein: MVVLAASIVGKSGKVLVSRQFVDMSRIRIEGLLAAFPKLVGTGKQHTYIETENVRYVYQPIEALYLLLVTNKQSNILEDLETLRMLSKLVPEYSYSLDEEGICKTAFELIFAFDEVISLGHKENVTVAQVKQYCEMESHEEKLHKLVLQSKINETKDVMKRKANEIDKSKIEKGRGDKGGFMSLQSMGSGRIENNFSDMSISGGGGGGFGSGSGFGLSTDIESFSTKSKGRPPSSATAPPKGFGMQLGKSQKTNQFLESLKAEGEVILEDVQPKASQSRSAAPPLTDPITLTVEEKLNVTLKRDGGVSNFDVQGTLGLQILNQEDGHIQVQIETGGNPGILFKTHPNMNKELFSNENILGLKDPNRPFPTGQSGDAGGVGLLKWRMQTTDESIVPLTINCWPSVSGNETYVSIEYEASSVFDLRNVVISVPLPALREAPNVRQVDGEWRYDSRNSILEWSVLLIDDSNRSGSMEFVVPPADSSVFFPISVQFSATNTFSDLKVLNVIPIKGGAPPKFAQRTQLITDNYQVV